Proteins from a genomic interval of Saccopteryx leptura isolate mSacLep1 chromosome 13, mSacLep1_pri_phased_curated, whole genome shotgun sequence:
- the ADD3 gene encoding gamma-adducin isoform X1 encodes MSSDASQGVITTPPPPSMPHKERYFDRINESDPEYIRERNMSPDLRQDFNMMEQRKRVTQILQSPAFREDLECLIQEQMKKGHNPTGLLALQQIADYIMTNSFSGFTSPPLSLGMVTPINDLPGADTSSYVKGEKLTRCKLASLYRLADLFGWTHLSNTYISVRISKEQDHIIIIPRGLSFSEATASNLVKVNIIGEVVDQGSTNLKIDHAGFSPHAAIYATRPDVKCVIHVHTLATAAVSSMKCGILPISQESLILGDVAYYDYQGSLDEQEERIQLQKVLGPSCKVLVLRNHGVLALGETVEEAFHYIFTVQIACEIQVQAIAGAGGVDNLLILDLQKYKASTHNVAASGGGGVNMGVQQKWKVGEIEFEGLMRTLDNLGYRTGYAYRHPLVREKPRHKSDVEIPATVTAFSFEDDTVPLSPLKYMAQKQQREKTRWLNSPNTYMKVNVPEESRNGETSPRTKITWMKTEDSSKVSSGTPIKIEDPNQFVPLNTNPNEVLEKRNKIREQNRYDLKTAGPQSQLLAGIVVDKPPSTMHFEDDALAPAAPPNPFSHLTEGELEEYKKAVERKQQGLEDAEQELLSDDASSVSQIQSQTQSPQNIPEKLEENHELFSKSFISMEVPVMVVNGKDDVHDVEDELAKRVSRLTTSTTIDNIEITIKSPEKIEEVLSPEGSPSKSPSKKKKKFRTPSFLKKNKKKEKVEA; translated from the exons GCCTTTCGGGAAGACCTGGAGTGCCTTATTCAAGAACAGATGAAGAAAGGCCACAACCCAACCGGATTGCTAGCGTTACAGCAGATTGCAGATTACATCATGACCAATTCCTTTTCGGGCTTTACTTCACCTCCCCTCA GTCTCGGCATGGTCACACCGATTAATGACCTTCCTGGGGCGGACACATCCTCCTACGTGAAGGGAGAGAAACTCACTCGTTGTAAACTTGCCAGCCTGTACAGACTTGCCGACTTGTTTGGATGGACACACCTGTCGAATACATACATCTCA GTAAGAATAAGTAAGGAGCAAGACCACATTATAATAATTCCCAGAGgcctgtctttttctgaagccacAGCCTCCAATTTG GTGAAAGTCAATATAATAGGAGAAGTGGTTGATCAGGGAAGTACTAATTTGAAAATTGACCACGCAGGATTCAGTCCCCATGCAGCCATCTATGCCACCCGCCCTGATGTGAAGTGTGTGATCCACGTCCATACCCTTGCCACAGCAGCT GTATCCTCCATGAAGTGCGGAATCCTTCCAATTTCTCAAGAGTCCCTGATCCTGGGAGATGTCGCCTATTATGACTACCAAGGGTCACTTGATGAGCAGGAGGAgagaattcaactgcagaaagTTCTGGGGCCAAGTTGTAAG GTGCTGGTGCTCAGAAACCATGGTGTGCTTGCACTTGGAGAAACAGTGGAGGAggcttttcattatatttttactgtGCAGATAGCCTGTGAGATTCAG GTGCAGGCGATAGCAGGGGCGGGCGGAGTAGACAACCTGCTCATACTGGACCTGCAGAAGTACAAAGCTTCCACCCACAACGTCGCAGCATCCGGAGGAGGCGgtgtgaacatgggtgtgcagcAAAAATGGAAGGTTGGCGAGATTGAGTTTGAAGGGCTGATGAGGACTCTGGACAATTTG GGGTACAGAACAGGCTACGCATACAGGCACCCTCTCGTCCGAGAGAAACCCAGGCACAAGAGCGACGTGGAAATCCCAGCAACTGTGACTGCGTTTTCCTTTGAAGACGATACAgtgcccctctctcctctcaaGTACATGGCACAGAAGCAGCAGCGTGAGAAGACCAGATGGCTGAACTCGCCCAACACTTACATGAAAGTGAACGTGCCGGAGGAGTCTCGGAACGGGGAGACCAGCCCCAGGACCAAAATCACG TGGATGAAAACAGAGGACTCTTCTAAAGTTAGCAGTGGAACACCTATCAAAATTGAAGACCCAAATCAGTTTGTCCCCTTAAACACAAACCCGAATGAGGTactagaaaagagaaataag ATTCGAGAACAAAACCGGTATGACCTGAAAACAGCGGGTCCACAGTCTCAGTTGCTTGCTGGAATTGTTGTGGATAAGCCTCCCTCT ACCATGCATTTTGAAGACGACGCTCTGGCCCCCGCGGCCCCTCCCAACCCCTTCAGCCACCTCACCGAAGGAGAGCTGGAGGAGTACAAGAAGGCCGTCGAGCGCAAGCAGCAGGGCCTGGAAG ATGCTGAGCAGGAATTACTGTCAGATGACGCTTCATCTGTTTCACAAATTCAGTCTCAAACTCAGTCACCGCAAAATATCCCCGAAAAATTAGAAG AAAACCATGAGCTGTTTTCCAAGAGCTTCATCTCCATGGAGGTGCCGGTCATGGTCGTGAACGGCAAGGATGATGTGCACGATGTTGAAGATGAGCTTGCTAAGCGAGTGAGTAGGTTAACTACAAGCACCACCATAGACAACATCGAGATTACCATTAAGTCTCCAGAAAAAATCGAAGAAGTTCTGTCACCGGAAGGCTCGCCTTCAAAATCACCatccaagaaaaagaagaaattccgCACTCCTTCTTTtctgaaaaagaacaagaaaaaggagaaagtcgAAGCCTAA
- the ADD3 gene encoding gamma-adducin isoform X3, producing MKKGHNPTGLLALQQIADYIMTNSFSGFTSPPLSLGMVTPINDLPGADTSSYVKGEKLTRCKLASLYRLADLFGWTHLSNTYISVRISKEQDHIIIIPRGLSFSEATASNLVKVNIIGEVVDQGSTNLKIDHAGFSPHAAIYATRPDVKCVIHVHTLATAAVSSMKCGILPISQESLILGDVAYYDYQGSLDEQEERIQLQKVLGPSCKVLVLRNHGVLALGETVEEAFHYIFTVQIACEIQVQAIAGAGGVDNLLILDLQKYKASTHNVAASGGGGVNMGVQQKWKVGEIEFEGLMRTLDNLGYRTGYAYRHPLVREKPRHKSDVEIPATVTAFSFEDDTVPLSPLKYMAQKQQREKTRWLNSPNTYMKVNVPEESRNGETSPRTKITWMKTEDSSKVSSGTPIKIEDPNQFVPLNTNPNEVLEKRNKIREQNRYDLKTAGPQSQLLAGIVVDKPPSTMHFEDDALAPAAPPNPFSHLTEGELEEYKKAVERKQQGLEDAEQELLSDDASSVSQIQSQTQSPQNIPEKLEENHELFSKSFISMEVPVMVVNGKDDVHDVEDELAKRVSRLTTSTTIDNIEITIKSPEKIEEVLSPEGSPSKSPSKKKKKFRTPSFLKKNKKKEKVEA from the exons ATGAAGAAAGGCCACAACCCAACCGGATTGCTAGCGTTACAGCAGATTGCAGATTACATCATGACCAATTCCTTTTCGGGCTTTACTTCACCTCCCCTCA GTCTCGGCATGGTCACACCGATTAATGACCTTCCTGGGGCGGACACATCCTCCTACGTGAAGGGAGAGAAACTCACTCGTTGTAAACTTGCCAGCCTGTACAGACTTGCCGACTTGTTTGGATGGACACACCTGTCGAATACATACATCTCA GTAAGAATAAGTAAGGAGCAAGACCACATTATAATAATTCCCAGAGgcctgtctttttctgaagccacAGCCTCCAATTTG GTGAAAGTCAATATAATAGGAGAAGTGGTTGATCAGGGAAGTACTAATTTGAAAATTGACCACGCAGGATTCAGTCCCCATGCAGCCATCTATGCCACCCGCCCTGATGTGAAGTGTGTGATCCACGTCCATACCCTTGCCACAGCAGCT GTATCCTCCATGAAGTGCGGAATCCTTCCAATTTCTCAAGAGTCCCTGATCCTGGGAGATGTCGCCTATTATGACTACCAAGGGTCACTTGATGAGCAGGAGGAgagaattcaactgcagaaagTTCTGGGGCCAAGTTGTAAG GTGCTGGTGCTCAGAAACCATGGTGTGCTTGCACTTGGAGAAACAGTGGAGGAggcttttcattatatttttactgtGCAGATAGCCTGTGAGATTCAG GTGCAGGCGATAGCAGGGGCGGGCGGAGTAGACAACCTGCTCATACTGGACCTGCAGAAGTACAAAGCTTCCACCCACAACGTCGCAGCATCCGGAGGAGGCGgtgtgaacatgggtgtgcagcAAAAATGGAAGGTTGGCGAGATTGAGTTTGAAGGGCTGATGAGGACTCTGGACAATTTG GGGTACAGAACAGGCTACGCATACAGGCACCCTCTCGTCCGAGAGAAACCCAGGCACAAGAGCGACGTGGAAATCCCAGCAACTGTGACTGCGTTTTCCTTTGAAGACGATACAgtgcccctctctcctctcaaGTACATGGCACAGAAGCAGCAGCGTGAGAAGACCAGATGGCTGAACTCGCCCAACACTTACATGAAAGTGAACGTGCCGGAGGAGTCTCGGAACGGGGAGACCAGCCCCAGGACCAAAATCACG TGGATGAAAACAGAGGACTCTTCTAAAGTTAGCAGTGGAACACCTATCAAAATTGAAGACCCAAATCAGTTTGTCCCCTTAAACACAAACCCGAATGAGGTactagaaaagagaaataag ATTCGAGAACAAAACCGGTATGACCTGAAAACAGCGGGTCCACAGTCTCAGTTGCTTGCTGGAATTGTTGTGGATAAGCCTCCCTCT ACCATGCATTTTGAAGACGACGCTCTGGCCCCCGCGGCCCCTCCCAACCCCTTCAGCCACCTCACCGAAGGAGAGCTGGAGGAGTACAAGAAGGCCGTCGAGCGCAAGCAGCAGGGCCTGGAAG ATGCTGAGCAGGAATTACTGTCAGATGACGCTTCATCTGTTTCACAAATTCAGTCTCAAACTCAGTCACCGCAAAATATCCCCGAAAAATTAGAAG AAAACCATGAGCTGTTTTCCAAGAGCTTCATCTCCATGGAGGTGCCGGTCATGGTCGTGAACGGCAAGGATGATGTGCACGATGTTGAAGATGAGCTTGCTAAGCGAGTGAGTAGGTTAACTACAAGCACCACCATAGACAACATCGAGATTACCATTAAGTCTCCAGAAAAAATCGAAGAAGTTCTGTCACCGGAAGGCTCGCCTTCAAAATCACCatccaagaaaaagaagaaattccgCACTCCTTCTTTtctgaaaaagaacaagaaaaaggagaaagtcgAAGCCTAA
- the ADD3 gene encoding gamma-adducin isoform X2 codes for MSSDASQGVITTPPPPSMPHKERYFDRINESDPEYIRERNMSPDLRQDFNMMEQRKRVTQILQSPAFREDLECLIQEQMKKGHNPTGLLALQQIADYIMTNSFSGFTSPPLSLGMVTPINDLPGADTSSYVKGEKLTRCKLASLYRLADLFGWTHLSNTYISVRISKEQDHIIIIPRGLSFSEATASNLVKVNIIGEVVDQGSTNLKIDHAGFSPHAAIYATRPDVKCVIHVHTLATAAVSSMKCGILPISQESLILGDVAYYDYQGSLDEQEERIQLQKVLGPSCKVLVLRNHGVLALGETVEEAFHYIFTVQIACEIQVQAIAGAGGVDNLLILDLQKYKASTHNVAASGGGGVNMGVQQKWKVGEIEFEGLMRTLDNLGYRTGYAYRHPLVREKPRHKSDVEIPATVTAFSFEDDTVPLSPLKYMAQKQQREKTRWLNSPNTYMKVNVPEESRNGETSPRTKITWMKTEDSSKVSSGTPIKIEDPNQFVPLNTNPNEVLEKRNKIREQNRYDLKTAGPQSQLLAGIVVDKPPSTMHFEDDALAPAAPPNPFSHLTEGELEEYKKAVERKQQGLEENHELFSKSFISMEVPVMVVNGKDDVHDVEDELAKRVSRLTTSTTIDNIEITIKSPEKIEEVLSPEGSPSKSPSKKKKKFRTPSFLKKNKKKEKVEA; via the exons GCCTTTCGGGAAGACCTGGAGTGCCTTATTCAAGAACAGATGAAGAAAGGCCACAACCCAACCGGATTGCTAGCGTTACAGCAGATTGCAGATTACATCATGACCAATTCCTTTTCGGGCTTTACTTCACCTCCCCTCA GTCTCGGCATGGTCACACCGATTAATGACCTTCCTGGGGCGGACACATCCTCCTACGTGAAGGGAGAGAAACTCACTCGTTGTAAACTTGCCAGCCTGTACAGACTTGCCGACTTGTTTGGATGGACACACCTGTCGAATACATACATCTCA GTAAGAATAAGTAAGGAGCAAGACCACATTATAATAATTCCCAGAGgcctgtctttttctgaagccacAGCCTCCAATTTG GTGAAAGTCAATATAATAGGAGAAGTGGTTGATCAGGGAAGTACTAATTTGAAAATTGACCACGCAGGATTCAGTCCCCATGCAGCCATCTATGCCACCCGCCCTGATGTGAAGTGTGTGATCCACGTCCATACCCTTGCCACAGCAGCT GTATCCTCCATGAAGTGCGGAATCCTTCCAATTTCTCAAGAGTCCCTGATCCTGGGAGATGTCGCCTATTATGACTACCAAGGGTCACTTGATGAGCAGGAGGAgagaattcaactgcagaaagTTCTGGGGCCAAGTTGTAAG GTGCTGGTGCTCAGAAACCATGGTGTGCTTGCACTTGGAGAAACAGTGGAGGAggcttttcattatatttttactgtGCAGATAGCCTGTGAGATTCAG GTGCAGGCGATAGCAGGGGCGGGCGGAGTAGACAACCTGCTCATACTGGACCTGCAGAAGTACAAAGCTTCCACCCACAACGTCGCAGCATCCGGAGGAGGCGgtgtgaacatgggtgtgcagcAAAAATGGAAGGTTGGCGAGATTGAGTTTGAAGGGCTGATGAGGACTCTGGACAATTTG GGGTACAGAACAGGCTACGCATACAGGCACCCTCTCGTCCGAGAGAAACCCAGGCACAAGAGCGACGTGGAAATCCCAGCAACTGTGACTGCGTTTTCCTTTGAAGACGATACAgtgcccctctctcctctcaaGTACATGGCACAGAAGCAGCAGCGTGAGAAGACCAGATGGCTGAACTCGCCCAACACTTACATGAAAGTGAACGTGCCGGAGGAGTCTCGGAACGGGGAGACCAGCCCCAGGACCAAAATCACG TGGATGAAAACAGAGGACTCTTCTAAAGTTAGCAGTGGAACACCTATCAAAATTGAAGACCCAAATCAGTTTGTCCCCTTAAACACAAACCCGAATGAGGTactagaaaagagaaataag ATTCGAGAACAAAACCGGTATGACCTGAAAACAGCGGGTCCACAGTCTCAGTTGCTTGCTGGAATTGTTGTGGATAAGCCTCCCTCT ACCATGCATTTTGAAGACGACGCTCTGGCCCCCGCGGCCCCTCCCAACCCCTTCAGCCACCTCACCGAAGGAGAGCTGGAGGAGTACAAGAAGGCCGTCGAGCGCAAGCAGCAGGGCCTGGAAG AAAACCATGAGCTGTTTTCCAAGAGCTTCATCTCCATGGAGGTGCCGGTCATGGTCGTGAACGGCAAGGATGATGTGCACGATGTTGAAGATGAGCTTGCTAAGCGAGTGAGTAGGTTAACTACAAGCACCACCATAGACAACATCGAGATTACCATTAAGTCTCCAGAAAAAATCGAAGAAGTTCTGTCACCGGAAGGCTCGCCTTCAAAATCACCatccaagaaaaagaagaaattccgCACTCCTTCTTTtctgaaaaagaacaagaaaaaggagaaagtcgAAGCCTAA